One window of Cohnella hashimotonis genomic DNA carries:
- a CDS encoding DNA-binding response regulator, with the protein MSDMLFQKAYDEWMSRVIRHSQGERKRRLMEMDSYNEQLLLKNLWWPALGSFDHLHPEWEVSDFKDGQRFVDFAYMPFGLHRGLILEADAYGTHLRDVSRFRFGDNLERQNHLLMDGWHMLRFSRDDLLEKPKRCQQTLLAALSAWAYGAGSEAPQLTLYERAILHWIGRHNSEIKPVEIMAALKIGFTQASVNLQSLESKGYLRSTRSAQGKAMSYLVLPKTQRIN; encoded by the coding sequence ATGTCCGATATGTTGTTTCAAAAAGCTTACGATGAATGGATGTCTCGCGTTATTCGCCATAGTCAGGGTGAAAGGAAAAGAAGATTGATGGAGATGGATTCGTACAACGAGCAACTGTTGCTTAAAAATCTTTGGTGGCCGGCGCTTGGCAGCTTCGATCATCTTCATCCGGAGTGGGAAGTTTCAGACTTTAAGGACGGACAACGGTTTGTCGATTTCGCATACATGCCTTTCGGGCTGCATCGGGGTCTGATTTTGGAAGCTGATGCCTACGGGACGCATTTACGCGACGTGAGCCGATTCAGGTTCGGCGATAACCTTGAGAGGCAAAATCATTTGCTTATGGACGGCTGGCACATGCTTCGCTTCTCGAGAGACGATTTGTTGGAAAAGCCGAAGCGCTGTCAACAGACGTTGTTGGCGGCACTATCGGCGTGGGCGTACGGGGCGGGATCGGAAGCGCCACAGCTCACGTTGTATGAGAGAGCTATTCTTCATTGGATTGGAAGACATAACAGTGAAATTAAACCGGTAGAAATAATGGCTGCTTTGAAAATCGGTTTTACGCAAGCTAGCGTGAATCTGCAATCGCTGGAATCCAAAGGTTATTTAAGGTCAACGCGATCCGCGCAAGGGAAAGCGATGAGTTACTTGGTGCTGCCAAAAACGCAGCGGATTAACTGA
- a CDS encoding ABC transporter substrate-binding protein, whose product MKKGKRIPQYMLLLSMAALAACSNNNNANTAGPSASASDSGSATASASASASSSASAQSTPAELPEVKLTFIYPVAANPGPDQKLVNDEINKYLKEKINATVDLKPLTFDEYEPKLNAMLAAGEAFDIAWSSKGWLGNYQPYIEKGAYLELPDDMIAKYAPDARANIPDKFWPDMKAADGKVYGFPIYQIAAKQKSLIIQKRFVDKYNLDVGSIHSYKDIEPFLKTLKDNEKGIVPLGLAQNSNGLFVDPNAVAPDGAAVGYKKDDTTYAMIGKIDSLEAKKDFYQTIHSWYQAGYINKDAPVLQNINDLKGKGNVAVSLEFTSKPGGEIGEKAINGGNDVVYVPISDSYFTGIASAMHVINKNSKNPERALMLINLLNTDKYLYNLICNGIEGKHYTKTDDKFIAPIEGSGYAPNGDWVFGNQFNAYLKPGMDPDTWEKTIELNDSAIVPASNGFSINEEKIKAEGANLNAVGNEYSTALETGAVDPAKMLPEFENKLKASGLEKYEAEVAAQWDAFLKDKGLR is encoded by the coding sequence ATGAAAAAAGGAAAACGGATTCCGCAATATATGCTGCTTCTCTCGATGGCCGCGCTTGCGGCTTGCAGCAATAACAACAACGCCAATACGGCCGGCCCGAGCGCATCGGCAAGCGATAGCGGCTCCGCGACGGCGAGCGCGAGCGCATCCGCAAGCTCGTCGGCAAGTGCCCAATCGACCCCGGCGGAGCTTCCTGAGGTCAAGCTCACGTTCATCTATCCCGTCGCCGCCAACCCGGGTCCCGACCAGAAGCTGGTCAACGACGAGATCAACAAATATCTGAAGGAAAAAATAAACGCAACCGTCGATCTGAAACCGCTGACATTCGACGAGTACGAGCCGAAGTTAAACGCCATGCTTGCAGCCGGCGAGGCGTTCGATATCGCATGGAGCTCCAAGGGCTGGCTGGGGAACTATCAGCCGTACATCGAAAAGGGGGCTTATCTTGAACTGCCGGACGACATGATCGCCAAGTATGCCCCGGACGCGCGTGCCAATATTCCCGATAAGTTCTGGCCGGATATGAAAGCCGCCGACGGCAAGGTATACGGCTTCCCGATCTATCAAATCGCGGCCAAGCAGAAGAGCCTGATCATTCAAAAACGGTTCGTCGACAAGTACAATCTCGACGTCGGCTCGATCCACTCGTACAAAGATATCGAGCCGTTCCTGAAGACGCTTAAGGACAACGAAAAAGGCATCGTTCCGCTCGGTCTCGCGCAAAATTCCAACGGCCTGTTCGTCGATCCGAATGCCGTTGCGCCGGACGGCGCAGCCGTCGGCTACAAGAAGGACGACACGACCTATGCCATGATCGGCAAGATCGATTCGCTCGAAGCGAAAAAAGACTTCTATCAGACGATCCACAGCTGGTACCAAGCCGGCTATATCAATAAGGACGCGCCCGTGCTTCAGAACATCAACGATCTGAAGGGCAAAGGCAATGTGGCCGTTTCGCTCGAATTCACGTCCAAGCCAGGCGGCGAGATCGGCGAAAAAGCGATCAACGGCGGCAACGATGTCGTCTACGTCCCGATCTCGGACAGCTACTTTACCGGTATCGCGAGCGCCATGCACGTCATCAACAAAAACTCCAAAAATCCCGAGCGCGCGCTCATGCTGATCAACCTGCTCAACACCGACAAGTATCTGTATAACCTCATCTGCAACGGCATCGAGGGCAAGCACTACACGAAGACGGATGACAAGTTCATCGCGCCGATCGAGGGCTCCGGCTATGCGCCGAACGGCGACTGGGTGTTCGGCAACCAGTTCAACGCCTACCTGAAACCAGGCATGGACCCCGACACGTGGGAAAAGACGATCGAGCTGAACGACAGCGCCATCGTGCCGGCCAGCAACGGCTTCTCGATCAACGAAGAAAAGATCAAAGCCGAAGGCGCCAACCTGAACGCGGTAGGCAACGAGTATTCGACCGCGCTCGAGACCGGCGCCGTCGATCCGGCCAAGATGCTGCCCGAGTTCGAGAACAAGCTCAAAGCCTCCGGCCTCGAGAAGTACGAAGCCGAAGTCGCCGCGCAATGGGACGCCTTCCTGAAGGACAAGGGACTGAGGTAA
- a CDS encoding carbohydrate ABC transporter permease, whose translation MTLKSNNWFINAFFIVVCLLIVAPFILVVSISLSSEDSLFEYGYQFIPRVWSGEAYRIVFEKPDTILRGYGVTIMITIIGTFLSLMLTALMAYPISRRDFRYNRPLTFYVFFTMLFNGGLIPFYILMTQYLHLKNSLAALIIPALMSPFNIMIMKGFLDKISPEIVESAKIDGAREFRIFFRIILPLSTPALATLGLFIAFGYWNEWYNALLFIDNDKYIPLQLLLVRILSQAEFLANSPMAQVSDKLQFAQFPTLSVRMAMAIVASGPMLLVFPFFQKYFVKGITVGSLKG comes from the coding sequence ATGACGCTCAAATCGAACAATTGGTTCATCAACGCTTTCTTTATCGTCGTCTGCCTGTTGATCGTAGCGCCGTTCATTCTCGTCGTCTCGATCTCGCTCTCCTCGGAGGACAGCCTGTTCGAATACGGGTACCAGTTCATCCCCCGAGTATGGAGCGGCGAAGCTTACCGGATCGTCTTCGAAAAGCCGGACACGATCCTGCGCGGCTACGGCGTCACGATCATGATCACGATCATCGGCACGTTTTTGTCGCTGATGCTCACGGCGCTCATGGCTTACCCGATCTCGCGGCGCGACTTCAGGTACAATCGACCGCTTACGTTTTACGTGTTCTTCACGATGCTGTTCAACGGCGGCCTGATCCCTTTCTACATTCTGATGACACAGTACCTGCATTTGAAAAATTCGCTCGCCGCCTTGATCATCCCCGCGCTCATGAGCCCGTTCAACATCATGATCATGAAGGGCTTCCTGGACAAAATCTCGCCGGAAATCGTCGAATCGGCCAAGATCGACGGCGCGCGCGAATTCCGGATCTTCTTCCGTATCATCCTCCCGCTCTCGACGCCGGCGCTTGCGACGCTTGGACTGTTTATCGCGTTCGGCTATTGGAACGAGTGGTACAACGCGCTGCTGTTCATCGACAACGACAAGTATATTCCGCTGCAGCTGCTGCTCGTCCGCATTTTATCGCAGGCCGAGTTCCTCGCGAATTCGCCGATGGCGCAGGTGTCCGACAAGCTGCAGTTCGCGCAATTCCCGACGCTGTCCGTCCGGATGGCGATGGCGATCGTCGCGAGCGGTCCAATGCTTCTCGTATTTCCCTTTTTCCAGAAGTACTTCGTCAAAGGCATTACGGTCGGCTCGCTCAAAGGCTAG